Below is a genomic region from Henckelia pumila isolate YLH828 chromosome 3, ASM3356847v2, whole genome shotgun sequence.
CCATGTAAGTCAAAtgcatttaaaaaattttgtgttGGATTTGTCCCGTGACTCCCAACTCAAACATCAGAAAGAAAATAGAAGATAAAAAACATCAATATTCAAGTATGAGCAAGTGCATGGCATGTTCCAGAAATTGTTGTTTATTGAAAAAATcgaaaacaaattaaatgatCAGAAGTCACAAAATCTATGGGGATCAGGACATATAGAGATTTTCAATTTGTCATTAGATAAGGTAATGAGTTTGATTTTTCAAACCTTTATATTTGCACAAAGGTCTTCCATGTAGCTGTCTGAAATCTGTTGGCAGGAAATAAGGAAAAggttaaaatatgaaataactCAGAGGCAAAATATAGTATATTGTATAGATTGTTTACTTTAGACTCATGACTGGGAAGTTGACGTCCCAATTGTTCTTTGAACTTTCTGTAAGTACCTGAGACATGTGATGATGCAATTACTCTAGGTCATGTAAACAAAACATTTAACAAACTGTAGGTAAGAATTGTAATTCAAATGTTGCATGATCATGTCAAATACTTAGGCAATGGGGAATGCATTTATATGGTCAATATATTATAGAGTTAGCCAAGAAACCTGATTActcatataattaatttttcatattacACTAAAGAATCCCCCAACTACTGTAATTGCTTTTCCATCAAGTTAATTGCACAACCAAAGGCTTACTTTAATCTCAGCTGACAATGTTATTCTACTGCTTGAAAAATAGTGAAAAGGAATATTTTTTTACAGATGTCACACCGAGAGCAACCAGGACAAAGGACACGCACTTTGCACAAATGACTCCCTATTGTTTATTTTGCATCCACCTCACTTTGCAACAGCTTTTAGACCCTAATTGTTCGAGAACTCTAATGTGTAGCCTTATAAACCTTTTCAAGTCCTCTCACAAACTGAAATATAACATGAATATAACAATCACTCCGATTTCAGAAATATGATGTTCTTGTTGCACCATAACATCGATCCACTAGAAATAAGATCAGAGAGGTTCCTTTTACATGTGTAAAGGAAGGGGTGACACAGCATTGCAATCCATTGATGGTGAGTTGAACTTATGGGCGGACAACAGTAGAGAAGCAATAAGTGAGATTAGAGAGATGATGGCGCAACTCATGAGAGTATTGGCGGGAGTGTCGTAAAGGGCAAGAAGGAAGAGAGTCCCGATAGAAATTCCAGAACAAAAGGATGGGAGGGGAGGATAACCACCTCGATGCCAAAGAACACGATATATGGGTTTCGGGCGAGGATATCATAATGTCAAATCAAATAGGCCTTGAAAATATCACGAGttgcaaaattttttatttctccACAAGAAAATTCCATACCATTAAGTTTGTCATATGCTTCTTCGGAAATTTTGTATTTCTCCACAAGGGAAGTGTCATCCAGCCAACCTCCAGAGGTTATAGATGATGGATCCAGATCAATGACATGCAGCCGATAGCTGGCAAATATACCCATAAATTGTTAGATAGAATGATAGATAATGTCTACAGCACAaaccaaaaatccaaaatttatatcaaatttcaattttttttggatAGAATAGAACTACCCGTGCATCACTTACACAGGATGACAATATAAAAAATGGAAAGAAGAAACAAGTGAACGGATTTTCATGTTACAGATTCATTGCCTACACAATTGACAAATAAGCACAAACTTTTCATCAGTAGATATGCATGATGATTATTCCGTAAAAAAGTACATATACTTAATACAAACTTAACCACATGCAACAAATAATCGAAAACAACACGCACAGCAAAGgaatttaaattccaaattaaaaattcaaagaaattgATAAATGGATTATTTGAACTCGACAAAAGGTGAAATATAGCCCCGGAAAAATAAACCAGTAAGTGAAGTCAAATATCAGGGTTTTCTGATTAGAGTGTATCGAAGTGGGTGGACTGGAGTAATTCGACTACACAATATCATGAGAAATCGGCCAATAAACCACAGTAGCCACACATACACACTCCCACCTGATCGTTGTTGATATAAATGAttgtttgcagaaaaataatgCAATTAAGATCACGGAATAGGGCATCAGAAAGCAAAAGGATCACAAGATTACAATAACTCATAGAAGAAGGCAGAGTCCAAAACAACATGCAATAAACCAACCCATCTTGTGGGGAATAGAAACCAAGAGGTCTTGTGTTATCGCCTAGAATTGAGACTTTGTCTCCTGAATCATCATAAAGCTCAAGGCACATTGAATCAACAGTAGTACCACACTTTTTCCATAGCTTCTCTTTAACAGCTTCTACATTCATCTGACAACACATAAACATTATTATGCATCAAGAAAATAGAGGTAAGTTATTTATGTTACAGTCGCGGCCGATTACAGAAGCCGATGACACCAACGTTGTTtgacaaataaaattcaaaaacagCAAGCCTCATAACACAAAATTGAACTAAACCAGTCCATTTcgtaaaataaaaatagttcTTGTAAAGTTCTTTGCAATGATACTTAAAATGAATATAACATCGAAAATTCATATTGTTTAGATCAACAGACATGTGCGGGAAAGAACATAACATTAACAGAATTCTAAATGACATCAATGGCTATGATAAATTGATTTCACCATCCCCAAAATGCCATTATTTCGAAAATAATGGCTACTAATGATAATCATTACTCTGCACATAATGAATGTTATCATAACCCTTTGAATTCTAACTGAAATCAGGATTTATTTCTTGTTATTATGACTGACATGATGactatttcaaatttcaaaattttgaaatatagaTGATGGTGTGGTTTCTGACACGATTCAGAAATTTTGTTCTTTGGGGTTCACATTCTGGCACTGACAAACACCAAATAGTACAATGCCAAATATCAAAGTCAAATATGAATCAATAACCGATAGAAGATTATGAGACTCAAATTAAGGTAGCATGAAAAGTTGCAGTGTTATTCATAGTTAACCTGGATGAGTCAACCTCAACCCACAGATAATGAGGTAGCAAAGAAGATCCCGTAGTTAAACAAAATTGAAATCATGGTGATCTAACTTTGGAAGGACTCTTGATTGAGTAGAAAAATGATATCATTCAACCACCCTACATGTGTGTCAGTGAAGTTTTGTCAAGCATAAAACATGTAACCAAACTAATATGAGACTCCATATAATGTAAAGAAGTCCACATATATTTGTACGGAACTAACACCGTAACATGTTGAGTCCTCGGTCCTAAATTTAGTTCAatgaattgatattttaatccACACCTATGTTGAGTTAGTTTGCTTAGTTTGTTTCTGCTTAGTCCAATAAATCCCTATTGTTCAGGGTGTTATTATTTGGTTGTCACAGTCTTTCCAACTTTGTAGGAGCTACTAATTTCTGTTGCTTATTTCTTGTTCAGTTTGTTATGTAAGCTATTTTATCTAGCTGATACATTCACAGTTGAGTCAATAAGAAATGTATTCCTCTCAATATTGCATCTGTATTCCCTTTCAATCTTTAATCTACGCCTGCATTCAGTATTCTCACACAGCTATACAATCGTCATTATCAATAAGTAAATTAGTAAAGAATAAAAACTCTATAAAATGTACTTCTAAGAGTTACAATTACAAGTAGGCTTCATAAAATTTATCTTTGCCAGAAGTTCAACCATAACAAAATAACAAGAAAACCCAAACCATCAAGCATGAGTAAGAGAAACTTAATCGGCAAAATGGAACGCACCTGCAGAGAGAAATGGATATCAGCAGAAAAACTCTTGATGTTGGAGTGGGTGACGCATAAAACAACAGAGTCATCCCCCGGAATCTGCAACAGGGAAGAATTCATGTCCTACAGCTCCCACTTTACAGTGCCAGCAAAATCTTCAATGAAATAAAAGGTAGACTCGAATTTGTGAGCAAAATAAATGGTCCAATGTGCGTTTTATCAAATCAAGGTAGAACAAAGGCCGTTGGCATATAAACAGTGCAGGGCACCAATTTGCATTTAACAGATAAATGTGTTCCAGAGTAAGGCGTGTTGAATACTTATCCCACAAGAAACAGTGCACAAAATCACTTGAATTTATCCCAGCTTCTCAAGATAGAACATTATGAAAAGGAAAACGAAAACTAGGGTCACACATTCACAGAACACGACATTACGATATTTCTCCAAACAGTGAACCAGAAATCGCATAAATTGAACTAGTGAAAAAGATGCAAACATATCAAATACAAACATGATCATACCTGGAGAATGGATGGTAGACGGTGGGAAGCAGGATTTTGAGGCTGATGACTTTGGCGTTTGGTGAAGATACATGGGCTATGCGAAGgtgaacaaaaataaatatatatatatatatataaaaataaaaataaaaaaattgacccGAAGGAACCCATTCCACGTAAGTGCTTCATGCGAAGGTTAAATAAATACACGAAAATTATACAAAAGTTACCAACTTTAAAAATTGAGACTGCTTTTTAATTTGGTGTATAAACTTTTTCAATCTCAAATTTTATACGTTAAAAATCCAgatttcaatattttattttcgtaAAAACTTGAATTTAAACGAAATTGCTTAAAAGAATCGAAGATGAATTTGagtatataaattttaatttaattgaatttagaTGAGATGACTATAATTTTGATGGTTGTCATTTGGGTGGGTTTACTTTAACCAACCAAAGTTTGATGTGCTTTCAAACAGAAAAATGACCTTTTAGTCATTATTGATGGTCAGCTTCTTTTTTGGACGATGAAAGCTTAGCTTCTATTCAGACATTTGTTGTAGAGTTGCttatcatgttttttttttttttttttgtatttgtatTTGTATTTGTCATTTGATTATTAATATCAGAAGCATTTGATCACTTAGATCCGGAAACTTGACAATACACAGAGTTCAGAAATCTTTGGACAATAAAACTATATCGTCTTCATGCAGAAATGTACAAGATACCGAATTACGTTTGAGAACTTAGTTTTCTGTCAATTCTATTAGTTTTAATGTACTTGCATCCAGGGCTGGCGTACCAGAccaaaatatcgaattttcgACGTATCGTACcgaatttttttcgatatacatatatttttttggtttaccaaatttttttcagtatctatacggtatcaatatggatttttttcataccaaaatttcggaATTTCGCTATCGATATCggtatgattttttttcatactaatatttttagtacggTATACCAAACCACCCTACCGAGTTGCATCCCatattcttgaattttcgaCCTTTGAACATTTAATATGGCCTCTTGATAAGTAAATTATGGAAAATTCGGGACAATGTGCATATTTGATTATTCACAAAAACTTATGTGACACATACGGACTCAATACTAATAATCAGATGTTCAAGTCATCCTACCAATTGAACTAGCCCGTCGCATAGAGTTTGCTAAGTGCAGAttgactagcgtagtttgcaggctgtTGCGCTGATCCATGGTTTACCCACACAAAAAGGTAGCGAGTGTGGTTTTCCaggttataaaaaaaattatacaatgatatttataataattatataatgagattttgcattcaatgcatcatgattttttttttttttagacaaatgcatcatgagtttgataaataatatttttgtattaaATTCATTATGGTATAATCGTATAAGAATTGTTGTAAAATTCTATTATACCTATAGCATTACTCTTTTGTGTTacagatttattattttgatcactCATAAGAAATTATTAATACTtttaatacaaaaaatattattttttaattgtaaatatgTGATAAAGTTGATCCATCTCACAAATAAAGATCGGTAAGATCGTTTCATAAGAGAATTACTTTTGATTATTTTGGTTATAttgacttaattttttttaaaattttgtgacatttgtaaaataaaattaatatatcattaaATTTATAATGTAGGTCAAGGAAATGTTTTAGTTTGCAATCTTTATTTTAGGGtttataaaaaatcaaatattggtttctttgattattattattattattattattattattattattattaagaaaATTTGATATGCATTATTGTATTGCGGTAGAGTTCAACTTACTTATATTGGAAATTTGGAACCctggtttattttattttattttcattttaatttcTTACATatgatttttaatatataaatttatttcattttaacaTGTGCAGCTTTAATTTTTTCCTATAAGCCTGACAATTTTGATGAAACATAAACTTTTTTACTTGTTAGAGAACCACTAGAATgacattatatttttattttttattttttattttttgacgtGGGAACTCGCAGGCGCTACATTTCGGTGCGCTTTGGTTAAACTTTCGAActatagcctgcaaactacgctagttAGGTAAACCACACTGGACTATAACAACATTATTGTTGAAATTTGAAGCTCCGATGATTTTAATATTATCGTTGTATATAACAAAATTCTTCCAAAATACCAAATTATTTTTCCCAAAATGTAAGAGTTTTCCGATACAGAATATCAAATCTTTCAATATGTCCGATCTCAATCATATATTAAATGGCTTCTTGAAGTGTTTTTGAAATAATTTGATATTTATAAGATACctttgtgtgtgtatgtgtgtgtgtttttttataaaaaaaatatttcaaaataaacaCACACATGCACCAACAAACATTGATACATATACAAGAAACAAGATACTCACAGAGGattactttatttattttaaaacctcATGGTTTTAACACAAAAACTTGGGCTAATAGCATTCAAACTCCTTGTGAAATTCTTATATAACGCAAAACCccctataaaaaattaattagataTTAAGtcctttaattttcaaaaaataagctAAAAACCCCTTGCATCAAAAGTTGTAGCAACACATGCACTTTGCCATGTTTTCTTTACTTTTAATTAGGGGTGTTATCGAGCcgagtcgagctcgagtagcACACTACTCGAACTCGATCGAGTAGTAAAAtatgagctcgagctcgagctcggttGTAGTTAgagtactcgagctcgagcttttatattatatatatatatatataaattaaaaatatattaataaataaataaatataatattatattatatatattataaaataaataaatatataaatataataaatataataaaattaattaaatattataaataaatatataaatattataaataaattaatatataaatataatattatattatatatattatatttatatttatatatatttatattattttttaatatatatatatatatgtgacttatcgagtagctcgcgagctactcgatcacATAGTTTCAAAGCTCGAACTCGATTGTATGCTCGGTCAAATCGAATTTGAGTCGAGCTTTGACCGAGCTACTCGCGAGTTGCTTATGAGTAGTTCGGCTCGTTTACACCCCTACTTTTAATTAACCCAAATGACTGAAATACCCTCAAAATTTTGTAATATTTGTTGATGGATTTTAATATCAAGTATCAACCCAAAGAACATAATATTTCAACAAATGCAATTGGTCATAATTTTCTTTTAATAAAATGGGAAAAGACCACTGGTTGAAATATTATACAAAATAGGGATacgaaataaaattaaatcaagCAAAGTAAAATCgatttattaatattaaaatacatTGTGAagttgataaaataaattaaaatttgtatactatttttttttacacaaatgATAACAACAATATATGATCGATTCTGAAAAACTAAAATGAGAGatatagaaaataaattaaagttcttttttttttttactttgttaaaaattttaatacaatATAAGGgataaaaatcaaattaagcCAAGTTAAACAGATTTatcaacataaaaaaatttcagtttcaaaaatatgttaCTTTATTAGTTGCACGTGGGAGATGCGTGATATAATAGTTCTAGTAAAAAGATTAATAATtaccataaataaatataaaatatttgaaatggaatttggaattgaatttgaatttggatttggaatttgatttggattttaaaatccatgGAATTAAAATCTCATTTTGTGTTTggcaaaaagttaaaatatattttggaatttgatagtataaattttggataaatgatattttataaaaaattataaaaaaaacttaaaatttataagtaaagtatatgaatttattattaaaaataattttattgctttataaactcaaatcccatgaaatccggTGAAATCTGATCAATTTTGTCAAGATTTCACTTAACTAAttgaaatcccatgaaatcccaCCAAATACCAATCCCGTTTTAAAATCTCAAGTTTCCAAACACTAAACCGGTATTTTCAATTCCAAATCCCGTCCAATTTCCGTGATCCAAACACAGTGTAAAGATATGGtgattattgaatttttttaaagctCCAAACGCACATAGTCTTTTACTTTATGTAATTTATTATTGGGGGAAATTAATTTTGTATTATTGTATAATATATTGTTAAATCATCATACGATGTTATGGATAAAATGTGGATGGGCCAGATCCACcgacattttttattttttattttttttacccgAGGAGATTATGTCAGACGCAatgtatgtttttttaaaaaaaaaaaaattatttgtgatTATTTTGGTATAATTTAACTATACTGAATATGTAATTTGTTGagataatttataaatttattatttactaCGGATCGTAGCACACGCGATGCATgcgttaaaaaaaaaagaatgaagtATTTGTGATTATTTTGGTATCATTCATTTTTTAACtacattaaatatataatatgttgagataatttttagaatttttcaaTCTGTTAAGATAATAACTGAATATTTGAACTTTTGACGTGGATACATCATACATATGTTTGCAATCCAAGGATAATTGTaagataacataaaattatatCTTTAATTAACGTTATCTATGCAATATTTAAATTTGGTATATAAACTCTTATGAGACGGTGTCAATGGTCATTTTTATGAGACGAATCtattatattacttattattataaatatggttaGGATTGACTCATCTCATGAGAATGAGTGTTACTCTGTATAATTTGAACTTATATATTCGAGTCCGACTATAATTCATCGAACCCTTTCCCTGTATTAGATTCATTCACGTACACCAAAACTTGGCAAACATGTTCCGATCAATCAAATTGTTTTTTCGAAGAATATCAAAAACCACCTCCCATCAATACGAACGAATCCCTTCAATGGAGGATGATGAAGAATGGCCTTCCACGGCCGACCCCCGCGTCCTCGCCGCCATCTCCTCCCACCGTTGGTTCTACTCCGACTCCGACCGACTTCCGAGGCTAACCTGCTGCTTATCAGACACGAAGAAATTAATATTCGCGGTCTATATCTACTACGACGATCGGGTGATATTCTCCAAAGTCCTGGAAATGGAAACCGTATCAGATCCGTTTCTCAGCCGTCCTTTGAAACTGAGCTTTTTGGGCAGCGGGGAGACGGTACCGATTACGCCGTTGAAATACGACACCGATGACTGCACGTCCCTTGCGAAACAACACTTGAGAGTAAGCTGGATTGTCGACCCGTCCACCAAACGGGCCGTGAACATTGCGAGTCACAAGGCGGTTAACTATGATCTGTCGCAGTGCTCCGATCGTGTAGATCTAAGTTACGCGACTGTGGCAGCGGCAGCGACTGGGAAACTGGTCGAATTCTCTGTATTGATCACCTGTGACCGGAAAGGACGGGAAATAATAGTGAAACACGTGAAAATGGAGATTATGGACGAATTTCAGTTTAAAGATCCCAGCGGGAGGAGAGTATGGTGATTCTACAGGCCGCCATGGAAGCTGGGAGCAGACGCAGAATCGATACCAAAATGGAGAAACgtaattataaaaaagttaatcGATAAGAGTTACGTTGGTGATTCTATCCTcctagaatttatttttatttagtgttaAAATGTCCAAATTAGACTGATTTCATACTtgcatagatatatatatatagatattggTGTTTATTTTCTTGTGCATAGATAATAAAAGTATTGTGTTAATATGATTTCTTCCTCTTTTTTTTGGGACATATAGCTGATTTGATATCACTTACATTATAGAAATTTAATGGATGTGAtcgataataatttttttttctctagatCAACTGACAAGATCCCCGCAAAATATAAACAAGATTTTTCGCTATATTGACAtatctattatttttattataaatatatgagtttcaattgtgaatttttaaatttgccATTATTTATCatacataatattaattaaatatttttgtcattttcaatgTATTTTTTGAGTTTTCCTTTCATTTTTTAGATTAGTctagagtaattaatttttttattaattgttaacatttaattcattccaatatattttttggttttcCCTTTCATTTACTAGATTAATctagagtaattaattttttttattaattgttaacatttaattcatgtcttaaattaacaaaaagttattaattaattaataattaattaattaattaataattaataattaataattaataaaataataaatatatgaatTCCAATTGTGAATTTTCTAATTTGCCCTTCTTTATCttacataatattaattaaatatttttgtcattttcaatgtattttttggtttttccattcattttctagattagtctacaataattaattttttttattaattgttaacatttaattcatgtcttcaattaaaaaaagttattaattaaaatttatcttaAATATTGTGTCTATTTAATTATTCAAAGtaaattaattgttaaatttaattcatttcctaaactaaaaaaattattatattaattgaaatatttcttaatttatttgttataatatatatctataaaagTGACACTTTAGTTATTATCACTTTTCATTTCATACTTAATacttatgaaatattttaaatttagttattaatatatattttttaaaattttagagtcTACAAATataa
It encodes:
- the LOC140887841 gene encoding tubulin-folding cofactor B; this translates as MNSSLLQIPGDDSVVLCVTHSNIKSFSADIHFSLQMNVEAVKEKLWKKCGTTVDSMCLELYDDSGDKVSILGDNTRPLGFYSPQDGYRLHVIDLDPSSITSGGWLDDTSLVEKYKISEEAYDKLNGTYRKFKEQLGRQLPSHESKISDSYMEDLCANIKVGDRCQVETGEKRGVIKFVGRAETLAPGFWVGVQYDEPLGKHDGMVKGKRYFDCPPLCGGMIRPDKVKVGDFPERDPFEEEEI
- the LOC140890231 gene encoding F-box protein At2g27310-like, whose translation is MEDDEEWPSTADPRVLAAISSHRWFYSDSDRLPRLTCCLSDTKKLIFAVYIYYDDRVIFSKVLEMETVSDPFLSRPLKLSFLGSGETVPITPLKYDTDDCTSLAKQHLRVSWIVDPSTKRAVNIASHKAVNYDLSQCSDRVDLSYATVAAAATGKLVEFSVLITCDRKGREIIVKHVKMEIMDEFQFKDPSGRRVW